The Echinicola rosea genome has a segment encoding these proteins:
- a CDS encoding GH92 family glycosyl hydrolase, with protein sequence MNIKPIQLSLLACLAILNCAFTAPKKTPDLVSLVDTRQGTDSEWSLSYGNTYPTVAMPFPVHSFSAQTGKNGDGWKYQYKAETIRGFQQVHQCSPWVNDYATFSLMPVIGELVVNENERATAFNHQNETARPHYYRVELDNGVKAEISPVTRGGHMRFSFPKGEEAFLVLDGYTEQSSIKIDPESRKITGWVNNGLLVPDNFRAYFELQFDRPFLSYGTWENKENSVQKGAKNAEGDGKGAFVQFKPGTVVQVKIASSYISPAQAHLNMKQELEDHENLDQTKKEAKDTWNELMGRVLVEGGNEKDRATFYSCLFRANLFSHRFFEINEEGKPYYFSPYDGEIHEGYMYTDNGFWDTFRAQFPLSNILHPTMQARYMQSLLDAQKQSGFLPTWSCPGTSGIMIGNHAISLLADAHVKGVGGFDATEALEAYFHEITNKGPWGGSNGREAHKDWFELGYIPYKVVGESAAKTLEYSYDDFCGYQIAKSIGNEHYARIFGRQMYNYKNIYDPGTGFMRGKKRNGEWALGEDFSPIAWGDPFTEANAWQYSWSVFHDINGLVNLMGGEGPFTKKLDTFFSMPSVYDVGHYGEVIHEMREMELANMGQYAHGNQPVQHVAYLYNYIGQPWKTQQRVRKIMTELYHPTPKGFPGDEDQGGMSSWYVLSAMGFYSVCPGTDQYVIGSPLFEKVTLTLEDGKEFVVEARKNDADNVYIQSATLNGQLFTKNYITYSQIVNGGKLLFMMGSSPNKTRAVAKEDRPFSLSELEKSSSFTTETRQ encoded by the coding sequence GTGAATATCAAACCTATTCAACTGAGCCTTTTGGCCTGTCTGGCAATCCTAAATTGTGCTTTCACTGCTCCCAAAAAAACACCGGATTTGGTGAGCTTGGTAGATACCAGGCAAGGAACCGATTCAGAATGGTCCCTGAGTTATGGAAATACTTATCCTACAGTCGCCATGCCTTTTCCTGTCCATTCTTTTTCCGCACAGACCGGTAAGAATGGCGATGGATGGAAATATCAATATAAAGCGGAAACCATTCGTGGCTTCCAGCAAGTCCATCAGTGCAGTCCTTGGGTAAATGATTATGCCACCTTTTCCCTGATGCCCGTTATTGGGGAATTGGTGGTAAATGAAAATGAACGCGCTACGGCTTTTAATCACCAAAATGAAACTGCCCGTCCCCATTATTACAGGGTGGAGCTGGACAACGGGGTCAAGGCCGAAATCTCTCCGGTTACCCGAGGAGGGCATATGCGATTTTCTTTTCCAAAGGGAGAGGAAGCCTTTTTGGTATTGGATGGATATACCGAGCAAAGTTCGATTAAAATTGATCCCGAGTCCAGAAAAATCACCGGATGGGTGAACAATGGGCTGCTGGTACCGGATAATTTCAGGGCATATTTTGAACTGCAGTTTGACCGGCCATTTTTATCGTATGGTACCTGGGAAAACAAGGAAAACAGTGTCCAAAAGGGAGCAAAGAATGCCGAAGGTGATGGTAAGGGAGCATTTGTCCAGTTCAAACCGGGAACGGTGGTACAGGTGAAAATAGCTTCTTCCTATATAAGTCCAGCGCAAGCGCATCTTAATATGAAGCAGGAATTAGAAGATCATGAAAACCTGGACCAGACCAAAAAGGAAGCAAAAGACACATGGAATGAATTGATGGGCAGGGTATTGGTAGAAGGGGGAAATGAAAAAGACCGTGCCACGTTTTACTCCTGTCTCTTTAGGGCAAACCTATTTTCCCACCGGTTCTTTGAAATAAATGAAGAAGGTAAACCATACTACTTCAGTCCCTATGATGGTGAAATACATGAAGGCTATATGTATACCGATAATGGGTTTTGGGATACGTTCAGGGCACAGTTTCCCTTGAGCAATATACTACATCCTACCATGCAGGCAAGGTATATGCAGTCTCTTTTGGATGCACAGAAGCAAAGTGGATTCTTGCCGACTTGGTCCTGTCCCGGTACATCGGGTATTATGATCGGAAACCATGCGATTTCCCTTTTGGCAGATGCACATGTCAAGGGAGTGGGAGGCTTTGATGCAACAGAGGCCTTGGAAGCCTATTTCCATGAAATTACCAATAAAGGACCTTGGGGAGGTTCCAATGGAAGGGAAGCCCATAAAGACTGGTTTGAACTGGGCTATATTCCCTATAAGGTGGTTGGGGAAAGTGCTGCCAAAACCTTGGAATATAGCTATGACGACTTCTGTGGTTATCAAATCGCCAAATCCATAGGCAATGAACATTATGCGCGGATATTTGGCCGGCAGATGTACAATTACAAAAACATCTATGACCCGGGGACTGGATTTATGCGTGGCAAAAAAAGGAACGGGGAATGGGCCTTGGGAGAGGATTTCAGCCCCATCGCTTGGGGGGACCCTTTTACCGAAGCAAATGCCTGGCAGTATTCCTGGTCCGTTTTTCATGATATCAATGGCCTGGTGAATTTGATGGGAGGAGAGGGGCCGTTTACCAAAAAATTGGATACTTTCTTTTCCATGCCATCGGTATATGATGTGGGGCATTATGGGGAAGTGATCCATGAAATGAGGGAAATGGAATTGGCCAATATGGGACAGTATGCCCATGGCAACCAACCAGTGCAGCACGTGGCCTACCTGTACAACTATATAGGACAGCCATGGAAAACACAACAAAGGGTCAGGAAAATTATGACGGAGCTATATCATCCTACGCCAAAAGGCTTTCCGGGGGATGAGGATCAGGGAGGAATGTCATCATGGTATGTATTGAGTGCAATGGGTTTTTATAGCGTTTGTCCGGGGACTGACCAGTATGTGATTGGAAGTCCACTGTTTGAAAAGGTAACCCTTACACTCGAAGATGGAAAGGAATTCGTGGTGGAGGCAAGAAAGAATGATGCCGATAATGTCTATATCCAATCTGCTACTTTGAACGGGCAGCTGTTTACCAAAAACTACATTACCTATTCCCAGATTGTCAATGGAGGAAAGCTATTGTTCATGATGGGGAGTAGCCCTAACAAGACACGCGCTGTAGCCAAAGAAGACAGGCCGTTTTCACTTTCTGAATTGGAAAAGTCTTCTTCCTTTACCACTGAAACCCGTCAGTAA
- a CDS encoding SusC/RagA family TonB-linked outer membrane protein has protein sequence MKKIIQLCLLLVCGVASAALAQNSILSGTVSSSDGETLPGATVVVKGENPHGTTTEIDGTYRINVAPGDVVVFSFVGFLPQEFEVGNRTQLDVVLQMDETALDEVVVVGFGEAKRITMTGAVSAVKGADIRDIPTPSVQNTLQGRMPGFFSQQRSGQPGRDASDFFIRGVSSLNPAGNEPLIIVDDIQYSYDQLSQINVNEIESISILKDASTTAIYGIKGANGVLVVKTRRGTKGAPKINLRVEQGFQTPVRRPSFLDAYNTATLVNEAYRNDGLNEPFNEQDLEAFKNGTDPYGHPDVNWYDVVFKQFASQRNANLDISGGDDKLRYFINGGAFSQNGLVKDFSDPNNEVNNNYFYRRFNYRTNLDFDVSKTTSLRLDVTTRFMNINEPRGQNVVSEIYNFAKIRPYSAPPLNPDGSYTYAYDTDEKLPTINARIANGGYSRTRRTDMNFLFGFDQDLGFITKGLSAEARIAYSSIEENNRQVFRSSYPTYHYDPESDTYSIDPRGNYAYGTYAVLGNQNYSSKNINLQAFLNYSNTFDEDHSVAGTFLFNRQSSTAVSWAAVPNNFQGFTAKTAYTYKDKFLIDFNLGYNGTDRFESGERYGFFPALGLGYSISQEPFFKEKFPKVDLLKLRMSYGLVGSDRTTGDRYLYRQVYYNGGGYTLGETAGIGYPTIYEGDLGNPNVTWEKSRKFDVGVDGDLFNNRVTFTIDYFHEYRFDQLVTKEDIPLMLGVGVAPTNVAETQNQGFDGQIGYRFYNRKGLEISTNFVFSYAKNKILYKAEAQQAYPWLAETGESIGQPFGYTFEGFYTDEDIATLNDADPNNNVAVPQNDVPVQAGDLKYKDLNGDGILDNIDQGPIGMPNLPNTTLGWSTNFFYKGISASFLFQGSFGYSFSVVGTGIESFKSQFQPIHLERWTPETADTATFPRLTTNPTTVNSSAAYPSDFWLIDAWYIRLKTIDIGYELPASKLPWGINKTRFYLNAYNLFTWTSYDKYQQDPEISTNTAGDAYLNQRVLNLGLQITF, from the coding sequence ATGAAAAAGATTATACAATTATGCCTATTGCTGGTGTGCGGAGTTGCTTCTGCTGCCTTGGCTCAAAATAGCATATTGAGCGGGACTGTCAGCTCATCTGATGGGGAGACACTTCCCGGAGCTACTGTAGTGGTAAAAGGGGAAAATCCCCACGGCACCACAACCGAGATAGACGGTACCTATAGGATTAATGTGGCCCCCGGGGATGTGGTGGTATTTTCCTTTGTAGGGTTCCTTCCCCAGGAATTTGAGGTGGGAAACAGGACCCAATTGGATGTGGTATTGCAGATGGACGAAACGGCATTGGATGAAGTAGTAGTGGTAGGATTTGGAGAAGCCAAGCGTATCACCATGACCGGTGCGGTCAGTGCGGTAAAGGGGGCGGATATCAGGGATATCCCCACTCCAAGTGTACAAAATACCTTACAGGGCAGAATGCCGGGCTTCTTCAGTCAACAACGCTCCGGCCAGCCCGGCAGGGATGCATCGGATTTCTTCATACGTGGGGTGAGCTCCTTGAATCCGGCGGGAAATGAGCCCTTGATCATCGTGGACGATATCCAGTATTCCTATGACCAACTTTCCCAGATCAATGTCAACGAAATAGAAAGTATTTCCATTCTAAAGGATGCCTCTACAACCGCTATATATGGGATAAAGGGAGCCAATGGGGTATTGGTGGTAAAGACCCGAAGAGGTACAAAGGGAGCACCAAAGATCAACCTTAGGGTGGAGCAAGGGTTTCAGACTCCCGTCAGGCGCCCCTCCTTTCTCGACGCATATAATACGGCCACTTTGGTGAACGAGGCCTATAGGAACGATGGTCTAAATGAACCCTTCAACGAACAGGACCTAGAGGCGTTCAAAAACGGTACCGATCCATATGGCCATCCGGATGTGAATTGGTATGATGTGGTATTTAAGCAATTTGCATCACAAAGAAATGCCAATTTGGATATTTCAGGTGGGGATGATAAACTTAGGTACTTTATCAATGGAGGTGCGTTCAGCCAGAATGGCCTGGTGAAGGATTTTTCTGATCCAAATAATGAGGTGAACAACAATTATTTCTACCGCAGGTTCAATTATAGGACAAATCTGGATTTTGATGTTTCCAAAACTACCAGCCTTAGGCTTGATGTGACCACCAGGTTTATGAATATCAACGAACCAAGAGGACAGAATGTGGTTTCAGAAATATATAATTTTGCCAAAATCAGACCTTATTCGGCTCCTCCACTTAACCCAGATGGATCCTATACCTATGCTTATGACACTGATGAGAAATTGCCTACCATCAATGCAAGGATAGCCAATGGGGGATATTCCAGAACAAGAAGGACCGATATGAATTTTTTGTTTGGCTTTGACCAGGACCTTGGTTTTATTACCAAAGGCTTGAGTGCTGAGGCAAGAATTGCTTATTCCAGCATAGAAGAAAACAACCGTCAGGTATTCAGGAGCTCGTACCCTACCTATCATTATGATCCTGAATCCGATACCTATTCGATCGATCCGAGGGGAAATTATGCCTACGGTACCTATGCCGTTTTGGGAAACCAAAATTACAGTTCAAAAAATATCAACCTGCAGGCCTTTTTGAATTACAGCAATACCTTTGATGAGGACCACTCTGTAGCCGGTACCTTTTTATTCAACCGCCAGAGCAGCACCGCCGTTTCGTGGGCAGCAGTACCGAATAATTTCCAGGGCTTTACCGCTAAAACGGCCTATACCTATAAGGATAAATTCTTGATTGATTTTAACCTGGGCTATAATGGTACCGACAGGTTTGAGAGCGGTGAGCGCTACGGCTTCTTCCCTGCATTGGGGCTTGGATACAGCATTTCGCAAGAACCCTTTTTTAAGGAAAAGTTTCCCAAGGTGGATTTATTGAAGTTACGGATGTCCTACGGGTTGGTGGGCTCGGACAGGACCACTGGAGACCGGTATCTTTACAGACAGGTATATTATAATGGGGGAGGCTATACGCTAGGGGAGACAGCGGGCATTGGCTATCCAACTATTTATGAAGGTGACCTGGGCAATCCCAATGTTACTTGGGAAAAGTCAAGGAAATTTGATGTGGGCGTTGACGGGGACCTATTCAACAACCGAGTGACCTTTACCATTGACTATTTCCATGAGTACCGATTTGACCAATTGGTGACCAAGGAGGATATCCCGCTTATGTTGGGGGTCGGGGTAGCACCGACCAACGTTGCCGAGACCCAAAATCAAGGATTTGACGGCCAGATAGGGTATCGTTTTTACAATCGTAAGGGCTTGGAAATCAGTACGAATTTTGTGTTCTCCTATGCGAAAAACAAAATTTTATACAAGGCAGAGGCCCAGCAGGCCTATCCCTGGTTAGCAGAAACGGGGGAGTCCATAGGACAGCCCTTTGGATATACCTTTGAAGGGTTTTATACAGATGAGGATATTGCAACATTGAATGATGCCGATCCAAACAACAATGTCGCTGTTCCCCAAAATGATGTTCCTGTCCAGGCCGGCGACCTAAAATACAAGGACCTGAATGGAGATGGGATTTTGGATAATATTGATCAAGGCCCCATTGGCATGCCCAACCTTCCCAATACCACATTGGGCTGGTCCACTAATTTCTTCTATAAGGGTATCAGTGCTAGCTTCCTGTTTCAAGGGTCTTTTGGATACAGCTTTAGCGTAGTGGGGACAGGTATAGAGTCCTTTAAAAGCCAGTTTCAGCCAATTCACCTAGAAAGGTGGACTCCAGAAACTGCGGATACGGCTACTTTCCCCAGGTTGACCACCAATCCGACAACCGTAAACAGCAGTGCAGCCTATCCATCTGATTTTTGGTTGATTGATGCTTGGTATATCCGACTAAAAACCATTGATATCGGCTATGAGTTGCCTGCCAGCAAGTTGCCATGGGGCATCAACAAAACCAGGTTTTACCTCAATGCCTATAACCTGTTTACCTGGACGAGCTATGATAAATACCAGCAGGATCCAGAGATCAGTACCAATACCGCTGGGGATGCTTATTTGAACCAGAGGGTGCTGAATCTGGGCTTGCAGATTACCTTCTAA
- a CDS encoding RagB/SusD family nutrient uptake outer membrane protein — protein sequence MMKRLYKNSLCDGLKVVCLCATIMAFSSCEQDFEAIPVEQFTEDFVFSTTDSLGIQARQNLAAIYSTLYNRHNRVGGDYLDAATDDAMSSTINESDVDRLAMGRYTQTNTIGSVMNLANNYQAIRMANVFIANIDRVPLKDTFGNGKPLNIAWKNEARFIRAYHYFELLKRFGGMPLIGDEVLGLEDDLELPRDSFEECLEYIVWELEDIEDGLRTYPLADPTSEAHVVTAEAAAALRVRVLLYAASPLFNGGNIGQSADEKVLLGYAQYDAQRWQRAADAARYFMDNYGHNFSLNPSFKNVFITDGNPEIIFFRQGGNNTNIEATNGPVGYSGNNLGQGRTSPSQNLVDAFLMKDGKRIDDPTSAYSYLPFRPYENRDPRLQATILHNAATWLNKEIETFEGGKDNPNGASQKTKTSYYMRKFMGNFENQDAYANVRHNWIELRYAEVLISFAEAQNEVSGPTPEVEEVIFTLRERAGIDPGIDGRFGLPQGLTKEAMREVIHNEKRVEFAFEEHRYWDLRRWKKATEVYSAENPVRGLVLVKTPTGFNVNEVDLLELDFEERRYFYPIPYSEILNNKNMVQNPGW from the coding sequence ATGATGAAAAGACTTTATAAAAATAGTTTATGTGATGGATTGAAGGTGGTTTGCCTTTGTGCAACAATAATGGCCTTTAGTTCTTGCGAACAGGATTTTGAGGCCATACCGGTGGAACAGTTTACAGAGGACTTCGTTTTTTCCACGACAGATTCACTTGGCATTCAGGCGAGACAAAACTTGGCTGCGATTTATAGTACCCTGTACAATAGGCACAATAGGGTAGGGGGTGACTATCTCGATGCAGCTACCGATGATGCCATGTCTTCCACGATCAATGAATCTGATGTGGACCGCCTGGCAATGGGAAGGTATACCCAGACCAATACCATTGGCTCGGTAATGAACCTGGCAAACAACTATCAGGCAATAAGAATGGCCAATGTTTTTATTGCCAATATTGACAGGGTCCCATTGAAGGATACCTTCGGCAATGGTAAGCCGCTTAACATAGCCTGGAAAAATGAAGCACGGTTTATAAGGGCCTATCATTATTTTGAACTGCTTAAGCGTTTTGGGGGGATGCCGCTGATAGGTGATGAGGTGTTGGGCCTGGAAGATGACCTGGAATTGCCCCGGGATTCCTTCGAGGAGTGCTTGGAATATATCGTATGGGAGTTGGAAGATATTGAAGATGGACTCAGGACCTATCCGCTGGCCGATCCTACCAGTGAGGCCCATGTCGTGACCGCAGAAGCAGCAGCGGCCCTAAGGGTCAGGGTATTGCTTTATGCGGCAAGCCCATTGTTCAATGGTGGGAATATAGGACAGTCAGCAGATGAGAAAGTATTATTGGGATATGCCCAGTATGACGCCCAGCGTTGGCAGAGGGCGGCAGATGCTGCCAGGTATTTTATGGACAATTATGGGCATAACTTTTCCCTGAATCCAAGCTTTAAGAATGTTTTTATAACTGACGGTAATCCGGAAATCATCTTTTTTAGACAAGGGGGGAATAATACCAATATAGAGGCAACCAATGGACCTGTAGGATACTCCGGAAACAACCTGGGCCAGGGAAGGACCAGTCCCAGCCAAAACTTGGTGGATGCCTTTTTGATGAAAGACGGGAAGCGCATTGATGACCCTACTTCCGCCTATAGTTATTTGCCCTTTAGACCATATGAAAATCGGGATCCAAGGCTTCAGGCAACCATCCTCCATAACGCCGCCACGTGGCTAAACAAAGAAATAGAAACCTTTGAAGGAGGAAAGGACAACCCAAACGGGGCAAGTCAAAAAACCAAGACGAGCTATTATATGAGAAAGTTCATGGGCAATTTCGAAAACCAGGATGCTTATGCAAATGTAAGGCACAATTGGATCGAATTGCGGTATGCAGAAGTATTGATAAGCTTTGCAGAAGCCCAGAATGAGGTTTCCGGACCGACCCCGGAGGTAGAGGAGGTCATTTTTACCCTTCGGGAGCGGGCCGGCATAGATCCGGGAATCGATGGAAGGTTTGGCCTGCCCCAGGGGCTGACCAAAGAAGCCATGCGGGAGGTGATCCATAATGAAAAGCGGGTTGAATTTGCCTTTGAAGAGCATCGCTATTGGGATCTCAGAAGATGGAAAAAAGCAACGGAAGTCTATAGCGCGGAGAACCCGGTTAGGGGACTGGTACTGGTAAAGACACCTACAGGTTTTAATGTGAATGAGGTGGATTTACTGGAATTGGATTTTGAGGAGAGAAGGTACTTTTACCCTATTCCTTATTCTGAGATTTTGAACAATAAAAATATGGTCCAAAATCCAGGGTGGTAA
- a CDS encoding SusC/RagA family TonB-linked outer membrane protein — protein MNKDSLIRYIKQAVTLMVLGVLLPHTMLAQDTNDAGTTVIGARIITMDDYGNPLIGVEMKDMNGNVMGTSNQDGVIYLDEEVNGLFSFQQEGYYVVRKKIGAGSREADVSAIYLMERFVKSPKRMEVLYDDTDPEVYLGASSAVYTDQLSTTLGSTVLHALPGRITGLDITQYSGMANPSTSGNSNADIIGNIPVKGRGTPSDNKQFWLNARGQSPVTVIDGIQRDLYSIDPENVESITLQKDALSSILLGMRSSRGVLLIETKKPRDDKFRLSFTGQGGMQRLMNVPKPLSAYQYAYMLNEALQYDGKLPAYTSSDFQKYLNGTSPYTHPDVNWYEEVLKKEAPISSYNLNVNGAGGSARYYVGLSYMNQQGHFTTSDANAYNTNLNFDRYLITSSVDVDVTDDFTVNATLFGRIEDGNQPGAGAFNILNDLFRTPNNAYPVYNPNGSFGGNASFTNNLMAQTVSSGYIANYSKDAMVNIKLDYDFDNFVEGLSMSASSNVSTQAQSAIVRNKRSIVYQYLLEEEGPEEDGAYTAYGSNQAQSNSYTPVSTYNSWYGQLDLTYDRTFGKHHVTGTLFADKKVETINYDLPRKPFNGAFKAKYDFAKKYMAEAAIVYSKYNGYRPGMQSGGFYAFGLGWDIAKEDFLASSALIDQLKVRGTFGKTGSGIDNAGYYGWRQSYRNSVTDYTYLQGYSEFNQTATVQNNPMANPNLTWEKAHKLNVGMDLALWNNHLSFSGDYYHDFYYDMLQIRGKTIALGGFEFPVENIGEQLRTGLELALTYQNNYGSFNYFITANWTQNRSEVIYMDEQDIEEGYRRRTGKPVGATYGYVADGYFTSEEEIENAALFEGYEVKPGDMKYKDLNGDGLINEFDHTAIAGLKPYSFFGLTAGFNVKGFDFSFLLQGAYNREININNDVLQAGFQVYGQQYGQAYQTVLGRWTPENKDIATHPRLTAGGNLYNISPGFATGSHMIKDGDYVRLKNVSIGYTLPPALSRKIANAQVRIFANATNLFTFSNYGLVDPEVTNFTNYPNMRVISGGLNIKL, from the coding sequence ATGAATAAGGATTCTCTTATAAGATACATAAAGCAGGCGGTAACCCTCATGGTCCTTGGTGTGCTTTTGCCCCACACCATGCTTGCCCAGGACACGAATGATGCGGGTACGACTGTGATTGGTGCCAGAATAATCACCATGGATGATTATGGTAACCCCTTGATAGGAGTGGAAATGAAGGATATGAACGGTAATGTCATGGGTACCAGCAATCAAGATGGGGTCATTTACCTGGATGAAGAAGTAAATGGATTATTTAGCTTCCAGCAAGAGGGCTATTATGTGGTCCGAAAAAAAATCGGAGCAGGATCCAGGGAGGCAGATGTGAGTGCCATATACCTAATGGAGCGTTTTGTCAAGTCCCCCAAAAGGATGGAGGTACTTTATGACGATACCGATCCAGAAGTTTATTTGGGGGCGTCCTCAGCAGTTTATACTGACCAGCTCAGTACCACTTTGGGAAGTACCGTTTTGCATGCTTTGCCTGGAAGGATAACCGGCTTGGATATAACCCAGTATTCCGGAATGGCGAATCCCAGTACAAGCGGTAACAGCAATGCTGATATTATCGGGAATATTCCCGTAAAGGGTAGAGGGACACCAAGTGATAACAAGCAATTTTGGCTCAATGCCCGTGGCCAAAGTCCGGTGACCGTCATAGATGGTATCCAAAGGGATCTGTATTCCATAGACCCCGAAAATGTGGAGTCGATTACCCTTCAAAAAGATGCATTGTCGTCCATTTTGCTTGGAATGCGGAGCAGTAGGGGGGTATTGTTAATAGAGACCAAAAAGCCTCGGGACGATAAATTCAGACTGTCATTTACAGGCCAGGGAGGGATGCAGCGGCTAATGAACGTTCCCAAACCCTTATCTGCCTACCAGTATGCATATATGCTAAACGAGGCCTTGCAATATGATGGGAAATTGCCAGCATACACTTCTTCCGATTTTCAGAAATACCTCAACGGTACTTCTCCTTATACCCATCCAGATGTCAATTGGTATGAGGAAGTGCTAAAAAAGGAAGCACCCATATCCTCCTATAACCTCAATGTAAATGGAGCAGGAGGATCGGCAAGGTATTATGTGGGCCTTAGTTATATGAACCAACAGGGACATTTTACCACCTCGGATGCCAATGCCTATAATACCAATCTAAACTTCGACAGGTACCTGATTACCTCAAGTGTGGATGTGGATGTCACGGATGATTTTACGGTCAATGCCACCCTGTTTGGAAGGATAGAAGATGGAAACCAGCCCGGGGCAGGCGCCTTTAATATTTTGAATGATCTCTTCAGGACGCCCAATAACGCCTACCCTGTATACAACCCCAATGGTTCGTTTGGAGGCAACGCCTCCTTTACCAATAACCTGATGGCCCAGACGGTGAGTTCAGGTTATATAGCAAACTACAGCAAAGACGCTATGGTGAACATCAAGCTGGATTATGATTTTGACAATTTTGTTGAGGGCTTGAGCATGAGTGCCTCATCCAATGTCTCTACCCAGGCCCAGTCCGCTATCGTCAGAAACAAACGGAGCATAGTATATCAGTATTTGCTGGAAGAAGAGGGCCCTGAAGAGGACGGGGCCTATACCGCCTATGGTAGCAACCAGGCCCAATCCAATAGTTATACCCCTGTCTCCACCTACAACAGTTGGTACGGGCAATTGGATTTGACCTATGACAGGACATTCGGAAAGCATCATGTGACCGGGACACTGTTTGCGGACAAAAAAGTAGAAACGATCAATTACGACCTGCCAAGGAAACCCTTCAATGGAGCCTTCAAAGCCAAATATGATTTTGCCAAGAAATACATGGCAGAGGCGGCCATTGTTTACAGCAAATACAATGGCTATCGTCCAGGAATGCAAAGTGGCGGGTTTTATGCTTTTGGCCTGGGCTGGGATATTGCCAAAGAAGACTTTTTGGCCAGTTCTGCCTTGATAGACCAATTGAAAGTCAGGGGGACTTTTGGAAAGACAGGCAGTGGTATTGACAATGCTGGATACTATGGATGGCGGCAATCTTACCGCAACAGTGTAACGGACTATACCTATTTGCAGGGGTATTCTGAGTTTAATCAAACGGCCACCGTTCAAAACAATCCAATGGCCAATCCCAATCTAACCTGGGAAAAAGCCCATAAACTAAATGTAGGGATGGACCTGGCCCTATGGAACAATCATCTGTCATTTAGCGGAGACTATTACCATGACTTCTATTATGACATGCTCCAAATAAGGGGAAAGACGATTGCATTGGGTGGATTTGAATTTCCAGTGGAAAATATTGGTGAGCAGTTGCGGACAGGATTGGAACTGGCACTGACCTATCAGAATAATTATGGCAGTTTCAATTATTTTATAACGGCCAACTGGACCCAAAACCGATCAGAGGTAATCTATATGGATGAACAGGATATAGAGGAAGGGTACCGCAGAAGGACAGGGAAACCGGTGGGAGCTACCTATGGGTATGTTGCCGATGGTTATTTTACCTCTGAAGAGGAAATAGAAAATGCGGCGTTGTTTGAAGGTTATGAGGTGAAACCGGGGGACATGAAATATAAGGACCTTAACGGAGATGGTTTGATCAATGAATTTGATCATACGGCCATTGCAGGCCTAAAGCCCTATTCGTTTTTCGGCCTGACGGCCGGGTTCAATGTGAAAGGATTTGATTTTAGCTTCCTGCTACAAGGTGCTTATAACCGTGAGATCAATATCAACAATGATGTGCTGCAGGCCGGTTTCCAAGTGTATGGACAGCAATACGGACAGGCATATCAAACCGTCTTGGGCAGATGGACGCCGGAAAACAAGGATATTGCAACACATCCCCGGTTGACAGCGGGAGGAAACCTGTACAATATCAGCCCCGGTTTTGCCACTGGTAGCCATATGATCAAGGACGGAGACTATGTTAGGTTGAAAAACGTAAGTATAGGGTATACGCTGCCACCTGCCCTTTCAAGGAAAATAGCCAATGCCCAAGTGAGGATATTCGCCAATGCGACCAACCTTTTTACTTTCAGCAATTACGGTTTGGTGGATCCAGAGGTAACCAATTTTACCAATTATCCCAATATGCGTGTGATCAGCGGAGGTCTCAATATCAAACTTTAA